A single window of Selenihalanaerobacter shriftii DNA harbors:
- a CDS encoding universal stress protein, with protein MVDHTAEEMSNNDITEVSLDIDNILLATDGSKYSVKATKTAIALAKLVNAKVTATFVDTGKEDAWLPEENLQEEVQLGVHPSEAGLEIAKKFGKKNGVEVSTTVLKGGVTKEIVYYARNHDIDLIIIGESGRTGLARIALGSVAESVTKASDVPVLVSK; from the coding sequence ATGGTTGATCATACTGCTGAAGAAATGTCTAATAATGATATTACTGAAGTAAGTCTTGATATAGACAATATATTATTAGCTACTGATGGTTCAAAATATTCAGTTAAAGCAACTAAAACCGCTATTGCTCTTGCTAAGTTAGTCAATGCCAAAGTTACTGCTACCTTTGTAGATACTGGCAAGGAAGATGCCTGGTTACCAGAAGAAAATTTACAAGAAGAAGTACAATTAGGCGTCCATCCAAGTGAAGCTGGCTTAGAAATAGCTAAAAAATTCGGGAAAAAAAATGGAGTTGAAGTAAGTACTACAGTATTAAAAGGTGGCGTAACTAAAGAAATAGTCTACTACGCTCGAAATCATGATATAGACTTAATAATAATTGGTGAGTCAGGTAGAACCGGATTAGCTAGAATTGCTTTAGGTAGTGTAGCTGAAAGCGTAACTAAAGCTTCTGATGTCCCTGTCTTAGTCAGTAAGTAG
- a CDS encoding DUF485 domain-containing protein has protein sequence MANSEKNDMYGKVITKDDLEERPKVDKLIKKQWNLSFSLSFIVLFISFMIPVLNKYAPSFMATKVLGFNLYYFVTAFAIYPFVWAITIYYTKKSIRMEKEELVEVLERGKDLEEGL, from the coding sequence ATGGCAAATAGTGAAAAGAATGATATGTATGGAAAAGTCATTACTAAAGATGACTTAGAAGAGAGACCAAAAGTTGATAAGCTTATTAAGAAACAATGGAATCTTAGTTTCTCATTATCATTTATCGTGCTGTTTATTTCATTCATGATTCCTGTTTTAAATAAATATGCACCAAGTTTTATGGCAACTAAAGTTTTAGGCTTTAATCTCTATTACTTTGTTACTGCCTTTGCTATTTATCCATTTGTTTGGGCAATTACGATTTATTATACTAAGAAGTCAATTAGAATGGAAAAAGAAGAGCTAGTTGAGGTACTGGAACGTGGAAAAGACTTAGAGGAGGGGTTATAA
- a CDS encoding solute symporter family protein: protein MAEIPIIAVLLVIGLLAVVVGITIFSTRFTRTTSDFYVAGEEISVFQNASAISGDYLSAASFLGVAGAVFLNGFDGILYAYGFFLGYVLLLMFIAGQLKKFGEYTIPDFVEGRFHTKTGRLIAIVCVIMISLFYAAPQMLGVGNVLGLLLGIPYTAAVIGAGVVITLYVAFGGMKGTTLNQVIQFWVLFTAMGLLTVIAFGKGFSYSEILQTLSTRSGEITLPGGITQMFNGAEWTSPNGWLSFKDTMSLLIALCFGTAGLPHILVRFYTNPSGAKAKWTVIGVLILIGSFYIISPYVGTAMRYIMVEKSHLLKEYMANALAKNGKNLAVPISAFIFGGQTLLGITIAGAVAAVLSTVSGLLMSLTSALGHDLYTSLINPDASEEQQVKVAKGSTLIMGAIVTTLGVAVQGQQIAVLVGLAFALAASTFFPILALGIWWKRATTKGAIAGMLTGLLSSFILIFLKDAFPPILQFNNPAMLTMALAIVVNVGVSLVDGKIPADVNDFMELVHGPEEEAA, encoded by the coding sequence ATGGCTGAAATACCAATTATAGCAGTACTATTAGTGATTGGTTTGTTGGCTGTAGTCGTTGGCATTACTATCTTTTCGACCCGTTTTACTAGAACAACTTCTGATTTTTATGTAGCCGGTGAAGAAATCAGTGTTTTCCAAAATGCTTCTGCTATTTCTGGTGATTACTTGAGTGCAGCATCATTTTTAGGAGTTGCAGGTGCAGTTTTTCTAAACGGATTTGACGGTATTCTCTATGCATATGGTTTCTTCTTAGGTTATGTACTTCTATTAATGTTTATTGCCGGTCAATTAAAGAAGTTTGGAGAATATACTATACCAGACTTTGTTGAAGGCCGCTTTCATACAAAAACTGGTAGATTAATTGCCATTGTCTGTGTTATTATGATTTCCTTATTCTATGCTGCACCCCAAATGTTAGGTGTAGGAAATGTCTTAGGCTTATTATTAGGTATACCCTATACAGCAGCAGTTATAGGTGCAGGAGTCGTAATTACCCTCTACGTAGCATTTGGAGGTATGAAAGGAACTACTTTAAATCAGGTTATACAGTTTTGGGTACTATTCACAGCTATGGGATTACTAACAGTTATTGCCTTTGGTAAAGGCTTTAGTTATTCTGAAATTTTGCAGACTCTATCTACCCGAAGCGGAGAGATTACACTACCAGGCGGAATTACCCAAATGTTTAATGGAGCTGAATGGACTTCGCCAAATGGGTGGCTTAGCTTTAAGGACACTATGTCATTGTTAATTGCCCTTTGCTTTGGTACAGCTGGATTACCACATATTTTAGTTAGATTCTATACAAACCCTTCTGGTGCTAAAGCAAAATGGACAGTAATTGGAGTTTTAATATTAATTGGTTCATTCTATATTATTTCTCCATATGTTGGTACTGCTATGAGATATATCATGGTAGAAAAAAGTCATTTGTTAAAAGAGTATATGGCTAATGCGTTAGCCAAAAATGGTAAAAATCTAGCAGTTCCTATTAGTGCCTTTATCTTTGGCGGCCAGACATTATTAGGAATTACAATAGCAGGTGCAGTAGCTGCCGTACTATCAACAGTAAGTGGATTGCTTATGTCTTTAACTTCTGCTTTAGGTCATGACTTATATACAAGTTTAATCAATCCTGATGCATCTGAAGAACAGCAAGTTAAAGTAGCAAAAGGCTCTACATTAATCATGGGAGCTATTGTAACTACTCTAGGTGTCGCTGTTCAAGGTCAACAGATTGCTGTTTTAGTAGGATTAGCATTTGCTCTTGCAGCTAGTACTTTCTTCCCTATTTTAGCTTTAGGAATCTGGTGGAAAAGAGCAACTACTAAAGGCGCTATTGCAGGAATGCTTACAGGATTATTAAGTTCATTTATCTTAATTTTCCTTAAAGATGCATTCCCACCTATATTACAGTTTAATAATCCAGCTATGCTTACTATGGCCTTAGCTATCGTAGTTAATGTAGGTGTCTCTTTAGTAGATGGTAAGATTCCAGCAGATGTAAATGACTTTATGGAGTTAGTCCATGGTCCAGAAGAAGAAGCTGCTTAA
- a CDS encoding acetate uptake transporter, with product MSQIKNKIANPAPLGLAGFALTTFVLSFYNAGIFPAESKAIVFPLALFYGGLAQFMAGMWEFKTGNTFGATAFTSYGAWWMFFALLEYSLTLGWIELGSHGATAIGLVLAAWAFFTFYLWIATFKINKATWLIFLTLWVTFALLALGELVSPQFGIAGGYLGLVCASIAWYTSAAEVINEVSGEAVLPIGNIVTSNQESAVGEETVNAS from the coding sequence GTGAGTCAAATTAAAAATAAAATTGCAAATCCAGCTCCTTTAGGATTAGCAGGCTTTGCATTAACCACATTCGTACTCAGTTTTTACAATGCTGGAATTTTTCCAGCAGAAAGTAAAGCTATTGTCTTTCCACTAGCTTTATTCTATGGAGGCTTAGCTCAATTTATGGCTGGAATGTGGGAATTTAAAACAGGCAATACTTTTGGTGCTACTGCATTTACTTCTTATGGTGCCTGGTGGATGTTTTTTGCTTTACTTGAGTATTCTCTTACTTTAGGCTGGATAGAATTAGGTTCTCATGGAGCTACTGCTATAGGCTTAGTCTTAGCTGCTTGGGCATTCTTTACATTCTACCTATGGATAGCTACTTTTAAAATCAATAAAGCGACTTGGTTAATATTTTTAACCTTATGGGTTACATTTGCTTTACTTGCCCTGGGTGAACTAGTATCACCTCAGTTTGGGATCGCAGGTGGTTATCTAGGATTAGTATGTGCTTCAATAGCCTGGTATACTTCTGCAGCTGAAGTAATCAATGAAGTATCTGGTGAAGCAGTATTACCAATTGGGAATATTGTTACTAGTAATCAAGAATCTGCAGTTGGTGAAGAGACTGTAAATGCCTCGTAA
- a CDS encoding universal stress protein yields the protein MVDHTAEELTNEDITMVDLNINKILLATDGSNYSIKATKSAVSLAKIFDAEIDAVFVDTGRQKAQLPEENLSDKVTLGIDPTEAGLTAAKKFGDENNVKINTKVLRGGVTKQIVKYSKNNKIDLIVLGESGRTGLKRIALGSVALSVTKAADVPVYVAK from the coding sequence ATGGTTGATCATACTGCTGAAGAATTAACTAATGAAGATATTACTATGGTGGATTTGAATATAAATAAAATATTATTAGCAACTGATGGTTCAAACTATTCAATAAAGGCAACTAAGTCTGCTGTCTCTCTAGCTAAAATATTCGATGCTGAAATTGATGCTGTCTTTGTAGACACTGGCAGACAAAAAGCACAGTTACCAGAAGAAAACTTAAGCGATAAAGTAACTTTAGGAATAGATCCTACTGAAGCTGGACTAACAGCAGCTAAAAAGTTTGGTGATGAAAACAATGTGAAAATAAATACAAAGGTATTAAGAGGTGGAGTTACTAAGCAAATAGTGAAGTATTCTAAAAACAATAAAATTGATTTAATTGTCTTAGGTGAATCTGGAAGGACTGGCTTAAAGAGAATTGCTCTAGGTAGTGTAGCTTTAAGTGTAACTAAAGCTGCTGATGTCCCTGTTTATGTAGCTAAATAA
- a CDS encoding NADH-dependent [FeFe] hydrogenase, group A6: MITVKIDGQEVEVEEGATIIDAAAKLDIDIPTLCYLKDLNEPGACRVCMVEIKGEEKLQPACIYKVSEGLEVKTNTPQVIEARKKVLELFLSDHPFDCLTCAANQNCELQSLAKQYGIRDIDFDGARNEFPVDDLSPSLVREPSKCILCRRCISVCSEIQEVHIYDVIDRGFKAVAAPAYNESLMDTPCITCGQCIMVCPTGALHEQNDSQKVWDALADESKHVVIQTAPSIRVTIGEMFGMEIGSLVTGQLVTALRRIGFDKVFDDCFGADVVVMEESYELMERLESGKDLPQFTSCCPGWVKFCETYYPSMIDNLSSCKSPQQVFGALTKSYYAERAGIDPEDIFCVSTMPCVAKKYESQRPEMDSSGFRDVDAVLTTRELGEMIKQVGLDITNLPEEEYDNPMGYATGAGVIFGSTGGVMEAALRTAYEKITGERLKDFKLESVRSDDFREAEIDLKDGKSLKVAVARGTSNARKLIHKIMSGEADYDFVEVMACPAGGCVGGGGQPIYSGRDKWMRMFSDRVKRAEGLFKADEEKEHRVAHENPYIKQLYDEYLGEPHSERSQRLLHTPYVDRQMYTRDERYSVKKNEKMKVADKNN; the protein is encoded by the coding sequence TTGATTACTGTAAAGATTGACGGTCAAGAGGTAGAAGTAGAAGAGGGAGCAACAATAATAGATGCTGCTGCCAAGCTTGATATTGATATACCAACACTTTGTTATTTGAAAGATTTAAATGAACCAGGTGCATGTAGAGTATGTATGGTAGAGATTAAAGGAGAAGAAAAACTTCAACCTGCTTGTATATATAAGGTTAGTGAAGGGTTAGAAGTTAAAACGAATACTCCACAGGTTATAGAAGCAAGAAAGAAGGTATTAGAGCTCTTTTTATCAGACCATCCTTTCGATTGTTTAACCTGTGCTGCTAATCAAAATTGTGAATTACAATCTTTAGCTAAACAGTATGGTATTAGAGATATAGATTTTGATGGGGCAAGGAATGAATTTCCAGTAGATGACCTTTCACCATCACTGGTTCGTGAGCCGAGCAAATGTATTCTATGTAGAAGATGTATAAGTGTTTGTAGTGAGATTCAAGAAGTACATATTTATGATGTAATAGATAGAGGATTTAAAGCTGTTGCTGCTCCAGCATATAATGAAAGTTTAATGGATACTCCATGTATTACATGTGGTCAGTGTATTATGGTCTGCCCGACTGGTGCTTTACATGAGCAGAATGATTCTCAGAAAGTATGGGATGCCCTAGCAGATGAGTCTAAACATGTGGTGATTCAGACAGCACCTTCAATAAGAGTAACTATTGGAGAAATGTTTGGAATGGAGATAGGAAGCTTAGTTACTGGACAGTTGGTGACTGCTTTAAGACGAATAGGTTTTGATAAAGTTTTTGATGACTGTTTTGGAGCAGATGTAGTTGTGATGGAAGAGAGTTATGAATTGATGGAACGATTAGAAAGTGGTAAAGACTTACCTCAATTCACATCTTGTTGTCCAGGATGGGTTAAGTTCTGTGAAACTTACTATCCGTCTATGATAGATAATCTTTCTAGTTGTAAATCACCACAACAAGTTTTTGGAGCTTTAACTAAATCTTATTATGCTGAAAGAGCTGGGATAGATCCTGAAGATATCTTCTGTGTTTCAACTATGCCTTGTGTAGCTAAGAAATATGAATCACAAAGACCAGAGATGGATTCCAGTGGTTTTAGAGATGTAGATGCTGTGTTGACTACTCGTGAATTAGGCGAGATGATAAAACAAGTAGGATTAGATATTACGAACTTACCAGAAGAAGAATATGATAATCCAATGGGATATGCAACTGGAGCCGGAGTAATTTTTGGTTCAACTGGTGGTGTAATGGAAGCTGCATTAAGAACTGCTTACGAAAAGATCACAGGAGAAAGATTAAAGGATTTTAAATTAGAAAGTGTAAGAAGCGATGATTTTAGAGAAGCTGAGATTGATTTAAAAGATGGTAAAAGCCTTAAAGTAGCAGTAGCTAGAGGTACAAGTAATGCTAGAAAATTAATTCATAAAATTATGAGTGGAGAAGCTGATTATGATTTTGTAGAAGTAATGGCTTGTCCTGCTGGAGGATGTGTTGGTGGAGGTGGACAACCGATATATTCTGGAAGAGATAAATGGATGAGGATGTTCAGTGATAGAGTTAAACGTGCTGAAGGGTTATTTAAGGCAGATGAAGAGAAGGAACATAGAGTTGCTCATGAAAATCCATATATTAAGCAGTTATATGATGAGTATTTAGGTGAACCTCATAGTGAAAGATCACAGAGACTATTACATACTCCTTATGTAGATAGACAGATGTATACTCGGGATGAGCGATATAGTGTTAAGAAGAATGAAAAAATGAAAGTAGCAGATAAGAATAATTAA
- the nuoF gene encoding NADH-quinone oxidoreductase subunit NuoF, which translates to MALKTEMLVCGGTSCFSSGSEDIYQNLVDQLADNNLEEETKLTKTGCFGFCEKGPIVVIYQEDAPTGIFYCQVEPEDVQQIVQEHLINGEIIDDLLYEEPDTGRKIPEYENMGFYKYQQRLALKNCGFIEPYEIEEYIARDGYRALGEALTHMNPQEIIEEVKTSKLRGRGGGGFPTGLKWEFTRKAEGNPKYVICNADEGDPGAFMDRSILEGDPHSVIEGLAIAAYVIGAEQGYVYIRAEYPLAVERLEKAIKEANKLGLLGKNIFDTGFNFNLEIRVGAGAFVCGEETALIHSVQGDRGDPRSKPPYPANQGLWNQPTLINNVETLANVPQIILNGGKWFSHIGAEESTGTKVFALAGDIYNTGLIEVPMGTTLREIIFELGGGIPGGKEFKAAQTGGPSGGCIPKENLDISVDYDTLIEVGSMMGSGGLIVMDEDTCMVDVARYYLDFTQDEACGKCTPGRVGTKRLLEMLNKIVEGEAESNILDKLEALSVEVKKTSLCGLGQSAPNPILSTLNYFREEYEAHVFDKRCPAGVCEALLDYTIDEEKCKACGLCAKKCPAATIEGSKEEGYTIDPEECKDCGICEEECPFDAIARG; encoded by the coding sequence ATGGCACTCAAAACAGAAATGTTGGTCTGTGGAGGAACTAGCTGCTTTTCTTCTGGTAGTGAAGATATTTATCAAAATTTGGTAGACCAGCTAGCAGACAATAATTTAGAAGAAGAGACTAAACTAACTAAAACCGGATGCTTTGGCTTTTGTGAAAAGGGCCCGATAGTAGTTATTTATCAAGAAGATGCTCCAACGGGAATCTTCTACTGTCAGGTGGAACCAGAGGATGTGCAGCAGATTGTACAGGAACATTTAATTAATGGTGAAATTATAGATGATTTACTTTATGAAGAACCAGATACAGGACGCAAAATTCCAGAGTATGAAAATATGGGTTTTTATAAATACCAGCAACGACTTGCTTTAAAAAACTGTGGATTTATTGAACCGTATGAAATAGAAGAGTATATTGCTAGAGATGGTTATAGAGCTTTAGGGGAAGCTTTAACTCACATGAACCCACAAGAGATAATTGAAGAGGTAAAGACTTCAAAATTAAGAGGTAGAGGTGGGGGAGGTTTTCCTACTGGCCTTAAATGGGAGTTTACTCGTAAAGCTGAAGGAAATCCTAAATATGTAATTTGTAATGCAGATGAAGGTGATCCTGGAGCATTTATGGATAGAAGTATATTAGAAGGTGATCCTCATAGTGTAATTGAAGGATTAGCAATTGCAGCTTATGTTATAGGAGCAGAGCAAGGTTATGTTTATATAAGAGCCGAATATCCATTAGCAGTTGAAAGGTTAGAAAAAGCCATTAAAGAAGCTAATAAATTAGGATTATTAGGTAAAAACATATTTGATACAGGTTTTAATTTTAATTTAGAGATTAGAGTTGGAGCAGGAGCATTTGTTTGTGGTGAAGAGACAGCTTTAATTCATTCAGTACAAGGAGATAGGGGAGATCCTCGATCTAAGCCTCCTTATCCTGCTAATCAGGGATTATGGAATCAACCGACTTTAATTAATAATGTTGAAACTTTAGCAAATGTTCCACAAATAATTTTAAATGGAGGTAAATGGTTTAGCCATATAGGTGCAGAAGAAAGCACAGGAACCAAGGTCTTTGCTTTAGCAGGAGACATTTATAATACTGGATTAATCGAAGTGCCTATGGGGACTACTTTACGAGAAATCATCTTCGAATTAGGAGGTGGAATCCCCGGAGGCAAAGAGTTTAAAGCTGCTCAAACAGGTGGACCATCTGGAGGATGTATTCCTAAAGAAAATTTAGATATCTCTGTAGATTATGACACTTTAATAGAAGTTGGTTCCATGATGGGTTCTGGTGGTTTGATTGTTATGGATGAAGACACTTGTATGGTTGACGTTGCTAGATATTATTTAGATTTTACTCAAGACGAAGCGTGTGGGAAGTGTACACCAGGTCGAGTCGGAACCAAAAGATTATTAGAGATGTTAAATAAAATAGTTGAAGGTGAAGCAGAGTCTAATATTCTTGATAAATTAGAAGCTTTATCTGTTGAAGTTAAGAAAACATCTTTGTGTGGTTTGGGACAATCAGCTCCTAACCCTATTTTAAGTACTCTTAATTATTTTAGAGAGGAATATGAAGCTCATGTTTTCGATAAGAGATGTCCAGCCGGTGTATGTGAAGCTTTACTAGATTACACAATTGATGAGGAGAAATGTAAAGCATGTGGATTATGTGCTAAAAAATGTCCAGCCGCAACCATAGAAGGAAGTAAAGAGGAAGGTTATACGATAGATCCTGAAGAGTGTAAGGATTGTGGGATTTGTGAAGAAGAATGTCCATTTGATGCAATTGCTAGAGGGTAA
- the nuoE gene encoding NADH-quinone oxidoreductase subunit NuoE, producing the protein MATTEEQIDKKTEESKLSDEELNQIDKIIEENQGEEGILINVLHKVQKIVGYLPREIQIRVATGLDIPFSKVYSVVSFYSLFSTTPRGKYTIEICTGTACYVKGAEEVLKRIKDELKIEPGETTEDNLFTLETARCIGACGMAPVVVVGDDVHGRIEPDKVSDLLNQYR; encoded by the coding sequence GTGGCAACTACAGAAGAACAAATAGATAAGAAGACAGAAGAATCAAAATTAAGTGATGAAGAATTGAATCAAATAGATAAGATTATAGAAGAAAATCAAGGTGAAGAAGGAATTTTAATCAATGTTTTACATAAAGTTCAAAAGATAGTTGGATATCTACCACGGGAAATACAGATTAGGGTGGCTACAGGGTTAGATATTCCTTTTAGTAAGGTCTATAGTGTAGTAAGTTTCTATTCATTATTCTCTACTACTCCTCGTGGAAAGTATACAATAGAAATCTGTACAGGAACTGCATGTTATGTAAAAGGTGCAGAAGAAGTTTTAAAAAGAATAAAAGATGAATTAAAGATAGAGCCTGGAGAGACGACTGAAGACAATTTATTCACTTTAGAAACTGCTCGCTGTATAGGAGCATGTGGAATGGCACCAGTAGTTGTTGTAGGAGATGATGTTCATGGTAGAATAGAGCCAGATAAAGTTTCTGATCTACTAAATCAATACCGATAG
- a CDS encoding Fur family transcriptional regulator, with the protein MDESKPKRRMTKQRKKILDVLRSTTSHPTADWIYEQVKEEIPNISLGTVYRNLNVLKEMGKIMELNYGSSYSRFDGNPENHYHFTCLKCGRVLDVDEPIHVEINQGIEEKMECDIDYHRMEFFGLCSECN; encoded by the coding sequence ATGGATGAATCTAAACCTAAAAGAAGAATGACAAAGCAGAGAAAGAAGATATTAGACGTTTTAAGAAGTACTACATCTCACCCAACTGCAGATTGGATTTATGAGCAAGTTAAAGAAGAAATCCCCAATATTAGTCTAGGAACAGTATATAGAAATCTAAATGTATTAAAAGAGATGGGGAAGATTATGGAGCTGAATTACGGTAGCTCATATAGCAGATTTGATGGTAATCCAGAGAATCATTATCACTTTACATGTTTAAAATGCGGTAGGGTTTTAGATGTTGATGAACCGATTCATGTTGAAATTAATCAAGGTATTGAAGAGAAGATGGAATGTGATATTGACTATCATAGGATGGAGTTTTTTGGTTTATGTTCAGAATGTAATTAA
- a CDS encoding NifU family protein — MKEQVEAALDKVRPSLQADGGDVELVEIDGGVVKVRLTGACGGCPMSQMTLKNGIERVLKEEVPEVESVESVE; from the coding sequence ATGAAAGAACAAGTTGAAGCTGCATTAGATAAAGTTAGACCATCTTTACAGGCTGATGGTGGAGATGTTGAATTAGTTGAAATTGATGGTGGAGTTGTGAAAGTAAGATTAACTGGAGCTTGCGGTGGTTGCCCAATGTCTCAAATGACTCTTAAGAATGGTATTGAAAGAGTGCTTAAAGAAGAAGTTCCAGAAGTAGAATCTGTAGAATCTGTAGAATAA
- a CDS encoding AMP-binding protein: MNKELKMTIGELLDQQVAKYGDNDAVVYVEEGIRYNYRQFRDVCNQAAKGFMELGIEVGDHVAVWANNRPEWLITQFATGKMGGVLVTVNTNYRAAELEYLLKHSDTKTLILSEGMRTSYSEILYEICPELKNSKPGGLNSEKFPHLKHVIYIGEGEAPAGMYHWDDIMEMGKEVSDFDLKKRQATLDPDDVINMQYTSGTTGFPKGVMLTHANIIADANYIAESMNFTHEDRLCIPVPFFHCFGCVLGTLTCVTKGATMVPIVKFKPEPVLNAIETEKCTAVHGVPTMFIAELEDPNFEKYDLSSLRTGIMAGSSCPMSVMKQVIYEMGADDITIAYGQTESSPVITQTRVNDPIEKRVTTVGKPLPNVEVKIVDPETGHEVGPGVEGELCTRGFHVMKGYYKMPEATKETIDEDGWLHTGDLAIMDRDGYFEIIGRLTDMIIRGGENVYPREVEEFMRQYSKVKDVQVVGIPDEKYGEEVMAYVQLKDGEEITSQELFDYFKDQISWHKLPKQIKIVDEYPLTASGKVQKYKLREKAI, translated from the coding sequence ATGAATAAAGAATTAAAAATGACTATTGGAGAATTGTTAGATCAGCAAGTAGCTAAGTACGGAGATAATGATGCTGTGGTTTATGTAGAGGAAGGAATTAGGTATAATTATCGACAGTTTAGAGATGTATGTAACCAAGCTGCAAAAGGATTTATGGAACTTGGTATTGAGGTAGGTGATCATGTAGCTGTTTGGGCAAATAATCGCCCAGAATGGTTGATTACTCAATTTGCTACCGGTAAGATGGGAGGAGTTTTAGTTACGGTGAATACAAATTACCGTGCTGCTGAATTGGAATATCTTTTAAAGCATTCTGATACTAAAACTTTAATCTTATCAGAAGGAATGAGAACTAGTTATTCAGAGATTTTATATGAAATTTGTCCAGAATTAAAGAATTCTAAACCAGGAGGGTTAAATTCAGAAAAGTTTCCTCACCTTAAGCATGTAATCTATATCGGGGAGGGAGAAGCGCCAGCTGGTATGTATCATTGGGATGATATTATGGAGATGGGTAAAGAAGTTAGTGATTTTGATTTAAAAAAGCGCCAAGCTACTCTTGACCCTGATGATGTAATTAATATGCAGTATACTTCAGGAACTACTGGATTTCCAAAAGGAGTTATGCTTACTCATGCTAATATTATAGCTGATGCTAATTATATAGCTGAAAGCATGAACTTTACTCATGAAGATCGTTTATGTATTCCAGTACCATTCTTCCATTGTTTTGGTTGTGTATTAGGAACATTAACCTGTGTAACTAAAGGAGCAACTATGGTACCAATAGTTAAATTTAAACCAGAGCCGGTTTTAAATGCTATTGAAACTGAGAAATGCACGGCAGTTCATGGAGTGCCAACAATGTTTATTGCTGAATTAGAAGATCCTAATTTTGAGAAATATGATCTTAGCTCTTTAAGGACAGGAATTATGGCAGGCTCTAGTTGTCCGATGTCAGTTATGAAACAAGTGATTTATGAAATGGGAGCAGATGATATTACTATTGCCTATGGTCAGACGGAATCTTCACCAGTAATTACACAAACTAGAGTTAATGACCCAATTGAAAAAAGAGTTACTACTGTTGGTAAACCTTTACCTAATGTAGAAGTTAAAATTGTTGATCCAGAGACAGGTCATGAGGTGGGGCCAGGGGTTGAAGGAGAATTGTGTACTCGTGGTTTCCATGTGATGAAAGGATATTATAAGATGCCTGAAGCTACCAAGGAAACTATCGATGAAGATGGTTGGCTGCATACAGGAGATTTAGCAATTATGGATCGAGATGGGTATTTTGAGATTATAGGGCGTCTTACTGATATGATTATTCGTGGAGGCGAGAATGTATATCCGCGAGAAGTTGAGGAGTTTATGCGACAGTATTCTAAAGTTAAAGATGTGCAAGTAGTAGGAATTCCTGATGAAAAGTATGGTGAAGAAGTAATGGCCTATGTTCAATTAAAGGATGGAGAAGAAATAACTTCTCAAGAACTCTTTGACTACTTTAAAGATCAGATTTCTTGGCATAAATTACCTAAACAGATAAAGATTGTAGATGAATATCCATTGACGGCCAGTGGAAAAGTACAAAAATATAAATTAAGAGAGAAAGCGATTTAA